The genomic interval CTTTTGTATCAAATGCTTTTTCTAAACGCTCTTTGAAATCATAAAGCAAAAAATAATCACTCAGACTCGTGTCTATGGCTATATCGATGTCGCTGTCATCACGGTTTTCATCTCGTGCAAATGAGCCAAAGAGGGCAATGTTTGAAATGTGGTATTTTTGGGCAAATTCATCTTTGTGATTTTTCAAGTAC from Sulfurospirillum multivorans DSM 12446 carries:
- the mntA gene encoding type VII toxin-antitoxin system MntA family adenylyltransferase antitoxin is translated as MKKDAILVYLKNHKDEFAQKYHISNIALFGSFARDENRDDSDIDIAIDTSLSDYFLLYDFKERLEKAFDTKVDVVRLREKMNPALKKRILRDGIYV